From Drosophila suzukii chromosome 2R, CBGP_Dsuzu_IsoJpt1.0, whole genome shotgun sequence, a single genomic window includes:
- the ppk9 gene encoding sodium channel protein Nach, whose translation MQPKIVDSSPSAAARTTRTTLTSRRSSWDENEIEGSASGRDSLLTSSTASLLPPQDNARRWGPGSGPGPGLLIFPGTAQRHQHNPNGSKTIAKANDENVAINQQGPTSRSIRSFRRPPLWQPPQDRGKAEQGKEDEEVLDRQNPRDSRGACLAKVQAFIIEFLQGSSIHGFIYLAKLGLNFVERMLWFAFICVALFSIISLSKRTWHRFQTSPMVISMDRNKLVWNTSFPSLTVCPHKRIDELKVEEYILAHPDQFLSEEDQEDFRDFIVKLASLTYDNLETLPLNKSYGIPSYKYLDLLYELKWAFEPEISSGAAVKMFIYETQTEFGICHSVNSLVARYNSFDYWRSGDWSLLDHGDRVTVHPLDGEIYAQIINLSTAYDVYFHGAGDVPSISKQRYTFPESDYTTVELIALEIYTNEEARATKQRSCRFNYEAEEMLTVPIYSFGLCLSECRMFFALRVCGCIPHFYRNRCGYNHIFGTQMRNGRRLPVCGLEGIGCLVKIKREIISLKSDKYKINCNCLANCDDSNFFVQSYRSRVWFLGANLQWGIVEYPKMQLRRDVLFSFADVLVYIGGLVGFFLGCSALSFTEILYYFTARFVRRMFLS comes from the exons ATGCAACCGAAAATTGTCGACAGCTCGCCGTCAGCGGCTGCGAGGACGACAAGGACGACACTGActtcgaggaggagcagctgGGATGAAAATGAAATCGAGGGATCCGCATCCGGCAGAGACTCACTGCTGACTTCGTCGACAGCTTCGCTGCTGCCGCCGCAGGACAATGCCAGGAGGTGGGGTCCTGGCTCTGGTCCTGGTCCTGGACTGCTGATTTTTCCTGGCACCGCGCAAAGACATCAGCATAATCCAAATGGCAGCAAAACAATTGCGAAAGCTAATGACGAGAACGTGGCCATTAATCAGCAAGGACCCACCAGCAGGAGCATTCGCTCCTTTCGCCGTCCGCCACTATGGCAACCGCCACAGGATCGAGGCAAGGCGGAGCAGGGGAAAGAGGATGAAGAGGTCCTGGACCGGCAAAATCCGAGGGATAGCCGCGGTGCCTGCCTGGCCAAAGTGCAGGCTTTCATAATCGAGTTCCTGCAGGGCTCCTCCATACACGGCTTCATTTATTTGGCCAAGCTCGGCCTGAACTTTGTCGAACG CATGCTCTGGTTTGCATTCATCTGCGTGGCTTTATTCAGCATCATCTCGTTGAGCAAGCGGACCTGGCACCGATTCCAGACCTCGCCAATGGTTATATCCATGGATCGAAATAAGCTGGTCTGGAACACTAGCTTTCCATCGCTGACAGTCTGTCCGCACAAGCGGATCGACGAGCTGAAAGTAGAGGAGTACATACT GGCCCATCCCGACCAATTCTTGTCCGAGGAGGATCAAGAGGATTTCCGCGATTTTATTGTTAAACTTGCCAGCCTCACTTACGACAACTTGGAGACGCTGCCGCTGAACAAGTCGTATGGGATTCCCAGTTACAAGTACTTGGACCTGCTCTAcgaactgaaatgggccttcgaGCCGGAAATCAGCAGTGGCGCCGCCGTCAAAATGTTCATCTACGAGACGCAAACGGAGTTTGGCATTTGCCATTCAGTCAACTCTCTGGTGGCTCGCTACAATTCCTTCGA CTACTGGCGCTCCGGAGATTGGAGCCTTTTGGACCACGGCGACAGGGTAACAGTTCATCCGCTGGATGGCGAGATTTACGCCCAGATTATAAACCTTTCGACTGCGTACGATGTTTATTTTCACGGGGCCGGAGATGTGCCGAGCATATCGAAACAGAGATATACCTTCCCAGAGAGTGACTATACCACCGTGGAACTCATTGCCCTGGAAATCTATACAAATGAGGAGGCCAGAGC CACCAAGCAAAGGAGCTGTCGCTTCAACTACGAGGCCGAGGAAATGCTGACTGTGCCCATCTACAGCTTTGGCCTCTGTCTCTCCGAGTGCAGAATGTTTTTCGCTCTTCGGGTCTGCGGCTGCATTCCGCACTTCTACCGGAACCGCTGTGGGTATAATCATATTTTCGGGACACAGA TGCGAAACGGTCGAAGGTTGCCTGTTTGCGGGCTGGAGGGCATCGGATGCCTGGTCAAAATTAAAC GCGAGATAATCTCCTTAAAATCGGACAAATACAAAATCAATTGCAATTGTTTGGCCAACTGTGATGACTCCAACTTCTTTGTGCAGTCCTAC CGTTCGCGTGTCTGGTTTCTGGGCGCTAATTTACAATGGGGTATTGTGGAATATCCCAAGATGCAACTGCGCCGCGACGTCCTCTTCTCCTTCGCAGATGTTTTGG TTTACATCGGCGGCCTTGTTGGATTTTTCCTGGGTTGCAGCGCCCTGAGCTTTACGGAAATCCTCTACTATTTTACAGCACGATTTGTGCGCCGCATGTTTCTCAGTTAA
- the LOC108008929 gene encoding protein FAM76B isoform X2: MESPDNRLYMCSVCFQRYLWKDLSDKEHRCFRCRLPPKVCLICSTNFEPRDKITNYCKRCDFFIHKHVAVKPPPIPEGREDFESNREGTSFTERWEEIKAASGITDDYLSD; the protein is encoded by the coding sequence ATGGAATCGCCCGACAACAGGCTGTACATGTGCAGCGTTTGCTTCCAACGATACCTGTGGAAGGATCTCTCGGATAAGGAACACCGGTGCTTCCGCTGTCGCTTGCCACCCAAAGTATGTTTAATCTGCAGTACGAATTTCGAGCCCCGAGATAAGATCACTAACTACTGCAAACGCTGTGATTTCTTCATACACAAACATGTGGCCGTCAAGCCACCTCCGATTCCCGAAGGACGAGAGGACTTCGAGTCAAACAGAGAGGGAACCTCGTTCACAGAACGCTGGGAGGAGATTAAGGCGGCCTCTGGCATAACCGACGACTACTTGAGTGACTAA
- the LOC108008929 gene encoding protein FAM76B isoform X1, with protein sequence MLMTFSIKFRRLWFSLLRNMESPDNRLYMCSVCFQRYLWKDLSDKEHRCFRCRLPPKVCLICSTNFEPRDKITNYCKRCDFFIHKHVAVKPPPIPEGREDFESNREGTSFTERWEEIKAASGITDDYLSD encoded by the exons ATGTTAATgacattttcaataaaattcAGAAGGCTTTGGTTTTCACTTCTCCGCA ATATGGAATCGCCCGACAACAGGCTGTACATGTGCAGCGTTTGCTTCCAACGATACCTGTGGAAGGATCTCTCGGATAAGGAACACCGGTGCTTCCGCTGTCGCTTGCCACCCAAAGTATGTTTAATCTGCAGTACGAATTTCGAGCCCCGAGATAAGATCACTAACTACTGCAAACGCTGTGATTTCTTCATACACAAACATGTGGCCGTCAAGCCACCTCCGATTCCCGAAGGACGAGAGGACTTCGAGTCAAACAGAGAGGGAACCTCGTTCACAGAACGCTGGGAGGAGATTAAGGCGGCCTCTGGCATAACCGACGACTACTTGAGTGACTAA
- the LOC108008296 gene encoding uncharacterized protein, translating into MHKGAPPWQVGGANEAAGMQDGHLAETPAEGAEEEEAASTKQLQPLIRSERWWSCSRRIIFLEFLILLLTANTLPSSNATHISGQFQTEDFFQFLVKFGFNKADPTRRNAFGYIYGNITSPDKYGVPLTLVVLDRSTFLEFYGNRSQRSREAACTGMFSRLQRIAYDSTCNPRAKRDFLRHVPCPVNQLCSDEDAPGNVVPGSQFTYVINLEAEPRFWYLSLVACYQNQSTCQWHAHESLPRLSKLSSNLLNTLHYDIHLVNLHPNNSAAHPLTYQYSYDQQNLLEMYLVFMLVYIVLLPMQIYAVRRQKHPVTKLFTLSLLSEFVSLALITAHLIHYAANGVGEPRLQAAGDVLDILSRTTFMLILLLLAKGWAVTRQQISRTGWIILMSIWVPYCAFHVFLYIWDRTEVDVVSDIDEYQTWPGWIVLILRTSFMMWFLYELRNTMKYEHSTKKLDFLLHLGASSLVWFIYLPIVAIVALQVSPMWRYKLLQGITNSADCMAYCVMTGLLWPHRAGQYLLLAGTKYAGMDELDEFNEAPHIVRERERRRNSPPDDISIGTGSGGGRGMVLSTSIPHSLNGDACNDLLEAEDLDAELLTDLNKNSHIVA; encoded by the exons ATGCACAAAGGGGCGCCACCTTGGCAAGTGGGCGGTGCCAACGAGGCAGCCGGAATGCAGGACGGCCATCTGGCCGAGACTCCCGCAGAGGGagcagaagaagaagaggCTGCGTCCACGAAACAACTACAACCACTGATAAGAAGTGAAAGGTGGTGGTCTTGCAGTCGCAGGATAATCTTCCTGGAATTCCTGATCCTGCTCCTCACCGCGAATACCCTGCCCTCGAGCAATGCCACCCACATCAGCGGGCAGTTCCAGACGGAGGACTTCTTCCAGTTCCTGGTGAAATTCGGGTTCAACAAGGCGGATCCCACGAGACGAAATGCCTTTGGATATATCTACGGCAACATCACGTCGCCGGATAAGTATGGGGTTCCCCTCACCCTCGTCGTCCTGGACAGGAGCACCTTCCTCGAGTTCTACGGGAATCGCAGTCAGCGGAGCAGGGAGGCCGCCTGCACGGGCATGTTCTCCCGCCTCCAGAGAATCGCCTACGACTCCACGTGCAATCCCCGTGCCAAAAGAGACTTCCTGCGACACGTCCCCTGTCCTGTCAATCAGCTATGCAGCGATGAGGATGCACCCGGAAACGTCGTCCCGGGATCGCAGTTCACATATGTTATCAATCTGGAGGCGGAACCAAG ATTCTGGTACCTCTCCCTGGTGGCCTGCTATCAGAACCAGAGCACCTGCCAGTGGCACGCCCACGAGAGCCTGCCCAGATTGAGTAAACTCAGCAGCAACCTTCTGAACACCCTGCACTACGACATCCACCTGGTCAACTTACACCCAAACAATTCGGCCGCTCATCCACTGACCTACCAGTACTCGTACGATCAGCAGAACCTTCTGGAGATGTACCTCGTGTTCATGCTCGTCTATATTGTGCTGCTGCCCATGCAAATTTACGCGGTGCGGCGGCAGAAGCATCCAGTGACCAAGTTGTTCACCCTTAGTCTGTTGAGCGAGTTCGTTAGTTTGGCACTGATCACCGCCCATTTGATTCACTATGCGGCCAATGGAGTGGGAGAGCCGAGATTGCAAGCGGCGGGAGATGTTTTGGACATTCTGAGCCGCACCACCTTCATGCTGATCCTGTTGCTATTGGCCAAAGGTTGGGCTGTAACTAGGCAACAAATAAGCAGAACTGGTTGGATCATCCTAATGTCCATCTGGGTGCCATACTGCGCGTTTCACGTGTTCCTTTACATCTGGGATAGG ACGGAAGTCGATGTGGTTTCCGACATCGACGAATACCAGACCTGGCCCGGCTGGATAGTCCTAATACTACG CACCTCCTTCATGATGTGGTTCCTTTACGAGCTGCGCAACACAATGAAGTACGAGCACTCCACGAAGAAACTTGACTTCCTGCTGCATCTGGGCGCCTCCAGTTTGGTGTGGTTCATCTACCTGCCCATCGTTGCCATTGTGGCGCTGCAGGTCAGCCCCATGTGGCGCTACAAGCTGCTGCAGGGCATCACTAACTCGGCCGATTGCATGGCCTATTGTGTGATGACAGGACTGTTGTGGCCACATCGAGCGGGCCAATATCTGCTCCTGGCGGGCACCAAGTATGCGG GCATGGACGAGTTGGACGAGTTCAACGAAGCGCCCCACATTGTCAGAGAGCGTGAGAGGCGTCGCAATTCCCCGCCCGATGATATTTCCATTGGAACGGGGAGCGGCGGAGGTCGGGGGATGGTGCTGTCCACAAGCATTCCACATTCGCTGAACGGCGATGCCTGCAATGATCTTCTGGAGGCGGAAGATCTCGACGCCGAGCTGCTCACCGATCTTAACAAAAACAGCCATATTGTGGCGTAG
- the Gr58c gene encoding putative gustatory receptor 58c, with translation MVRFSLLRIYFEVSRLIGLCNLHYDSRNNRFILNHVPTVIYCLLLNVAYLLILPFALALLTGNVYDCKTMGMFGVVYNVVALTKLLTMLFLMFSVWMKRRRLQQLGNDLMKMLHKFRFAIKSDCRKRCLCKVLLTSSRFVILAQQLLTRDSLVHCDNDSSLRRAMVPYHLASVVYALILILLMSYVDLTVYIIQVAGNWLLVNMAQRVQEMIQDLEVLPERMGVPREMGLRQVLPAWRKLWKHCIHLDEVLKHIVDIFQWQLLFNLLSTYIFHIAILFRLWIYLEFDTTFHIWKGILNVVLFLTHHAEIIMQFSIFEINRWKWLELRDLLVKLWDDNFSGIQYKNSQGLILSRQLEFSVLYLNRKLQLNPKRVRRLHIVGFFDLSNSSVHQMSRNIITNVLVLCQIAYKIYG, from the exons ATGGTTCGATTCTCCCTCCTGCGGATTTATTTCGAAGTGAGTCGCTTGATAGGACTCTGCAATCTACACTACGACTCCCGGAATAATCGATTTATCCTCAACCATGTGCCCACTGTGATTTACTGCCTCCTTCTGAATGTGGCCTATCTTCTGATCCTGCCATTTGCCTTGGCCCTTCTAACTGGCAATGTTTACGATTGCAAAACTATGGGAATGTTCGGAGTGGTCTATAATGTGGTGGCTCTGACCAAACTCCTGACCATGCTTTTCCTAATGTTCAGTGTTTGGATGAAGAGGCGTCGGCTTCAGCAGTTGGGAAATGATCTGATGAAAATGCTGCACAAATTCCGGTTTGCTATTAAAAGCGATTGCAGGAAGAGATGTCTGTGCAAGGTATTGCTGACCAGTTCCCGATTTGTGATCCTCGCGCAGCAGCTCCTGACCCGAGACTCCTTGGTCCATTGCGACAATGACTCCAGTTTAAGGAGAGCTATGGTTCCGTACCATCTGGCTTCTGTGGTGTACGCTTTAATCTTGATTCTACTAATGAGCTATGTGGACTTGACGGTGTACATCATCCAGGTGGCCGGGAACTGGCTGCTGGTAAACATGGCCCAGAGAGTCCAGGAAATGATCCAGGATCTGGAGGTCTTGCCCGAACGAATGGGTGTTCCCCGAGAGATGGGGTTGAGGCAAGTCCTTCCCGCCTGGCGCAAGCTTTGGAAGCACTGCATCCATTTGGACGAGGTTCTGAAGCATATTGTTGATATCTTCCAGTGGCAGCTACTCTTCAATCTGCTAAGCACCTATATTTTCCATATAGCCATTTTGTTTCGACTGTGGATTTACCTTGAGTTCGATACAACTTTTCATATATGGAAAGGCATCTTGAATGTTGTTCTGTTTCTCACTCATCACGCCGAGATCATAATGCAGTTTTCCATTTTTGAGATCAATCGCTGGAAGTGGTTGGAGCTCCGTGATCTTTTGGTAAAACTATGGGATGACAATTTTTCGGGCATCCAATATAAAAACAGTCAGGGATTGATTCTCTCAAGACAG ttaGAGTTCTCAGTGTTGTATCTCAACCGGAAACTTCAACTGAATCCAAAACGTGTGAGACGCCTTCACATCGTAGGATTTTTCGACCTAAGTAACTCATCGGTTCATCAAATGTCCAGAAACATAATCACCAATGTTTTGGTTCTTTGTCAGATTGCCTACAAAATATAtggttga